Below is a genomic region from Cotesia glomerata isolate CgM1 linkage group LG5, MPM_Cglom_v2.3, whole genome shotgun sequence.
taatagtagGGATTACATTTTAAAcggataattaaatattgaataaacatttgaggtacttaaatgataaataaatttccgaAGCCaacttcataaatttattaataacaaaattttaatcaccGACTCTAATATGGTAAACTATTTATTCCGCGGACGTACACAAACCATGTAAGtgttaaattgaaataaatcgAAGTATAAAAGAGTATGGGTTGGCTTATGATTGACCAGACTCGAGAGTTGTCCAAAATTTCGTCTAATTTACAGTCAATCAGcggttaattattaagtatttattaatttgttcataaaaatcttgatcGATGGTTGAGTACtgcttaaataattaaaaagtaatcgaCAACTTAAGGAATCATTGAGTTTAAAAACTGTTGGAGGGTAAAATAAACCTCTAGCCGTTTATTAATTTGGATATTctggatttcaataaaaatacatgaacGGGTGACAATTGTTTGGTAGCAAGATTCGAACAAAAGTTTAAAAGATTTTTGGTGGGACTTTAATCTGAGCAGACTCTCGTCGAGAACAAACTCTAaggattgttattttaaatcgagcaaacaaataaaataaataaataaatacacgAATGTGCCTCACCGGAGCGAGTTTCGTCCAGCGGATAGATAATTACCGATTTAAAAAGCAAACCTTTTTGGATTTTGTTGCTACtaatttttgttgtttttttcaCGTTCATTTGTTGGTATAAGCCGGTGATTCGGGGATGCTGATTGCGCTTAAGCTGAAGCGAGTGCTAACGAGTGTAATGccgaaattattattttaatcggtATGATTAATCTTTGACCACAACGATGCAAAAAAAtctctctaaaaaattatcgatggatgtaaaaatgatctaatttctctataaattaattttcatcttaatcaaatatttttttttttttataatcaaaataaagttcaagtacaattttactactataaaaacaaaattatttaaacacgtaaaattttgtttaaagaagaaaaaaaattacagtaaacctcaattttaaaaaacagtactttttagtttcagttttaatttttttaactaacaaaGTAATTATTGTATACAATAACTGGTATACCagtattttgtaaaaataatttctttttctctattttattaaagatacaattaatttcttaattttgacAACCATCCACAAATTCTatctttatttctttttcataagaACATTAATTTCtctattgcaataaaatataatattgctataaaaaatacgaaattgattgaaatcgGTTTTTGATTGCATTCTCATCACCACCacaaaaacttataaaaaggTTTTTACCCGTGCTTGTTATATTTCATCGATCTGAACCCTTAATAAATCACTGTTACCCCTCATTGATTCAATTGTTTCTCCACAAATTGCCTcgtttaattttcaattgatatATCAAATTGAATAacgttgttttttttttataaatatttatattttgtgcttcagcaaatataaaataccccgtaatttattttgaattctaaagttataaatttttaacttagaattttcattaaaaataaatattaacaaaatatcactaaattttttcaatttccttCTTGAgctttttttaacattttttctcacttttttttttttttttttttttttaataaaaacaagttATCAGATATCTACtcctaaaaatatataattttaataattttctcgtccttatttgtataaaaaaagaatgctgaattaaatttttttcacttttaattaatttacttttactgtcttttatactattttttttttagaatagaattcaaatattatttattttattcatttattaaatttatatgccAAGGCTTAGCCGAATAgcaataatacaaaaattagaTACAATTAATGAGTAATAACTAAATAGTGTAGTTAGATAATAAAGCAGAAACATTATAGTACAATgcaatacaataaattaagtaagtaACATATAAGTAAATTCAAGCAAGCCAAACTGGATAATTAATAGAGTTATAAACTGTTTGATAGTTCAAGATTTAAGAAGAATTCAAACgctttatttttgaagctCTCGAGGGAATAAGAGTTAATAATATCACTTGGTAGCTCTTACCATGAACGAATACTAGATACAATAAAAGAATGCTAAAATATTAATCCAACATATactgctttaaaaaaaatctggaaaacggttgaccctgccGGCTATTCGTGGAACTTCCCGCTATGTGCGAATTCAAAACGCTCGAGAAATTATCTATCCCGAAGTTTTGAggtcttcgagctcaaaaacataaaacttTCATACTTCTtcaagctcttcgagcttgaAAATCTAGTGGTTGTTgaaacaaactttttttaaaattttgaattgcaATATCTTTCCATCGAATCAATCGTTTTTGATGGGGCTTGcagcatttgacgcaatttttcaagcacaaaaatattattcattacCGATTAAACGATtagacataaaattttgaagttatgttgaaaaaacacttttttggaatttttaaaaattgaatatctcacgaacgaatcgGTCGATTCTGACAAGATTGGCAGcgttcgacgcagttttttgagtaccaatagtttttattttatcacatcaaaaatgattcaagaagaagttatgttgaaaaaacacatttttcgaaatttttcgttaacgGTTTCTCTTCAACGCTTCAATTGATATTGATGCGGTTTGCAGCAATTGACGTCGTTTTTCGAGTTTAAGAGTTGATTAggttttggagttgatcgttacatccgtttaaaaattattccaaagaaatatttttttgaaaatgatacttttgagatttctcaaaatttactggttcgaatcggtTTAAATGGCATAGGAAATTCAAGTTTGGTGGAGCCCTTTGAACGCCGCCGAGTTCGTTCAAATCGGTGAagtcatttaaaagttatgagagggttacacacacacacacacacacacacacacacacacaaagcCAGAATAGCTTcttaggacctcgaaacgtcgaaaTTTGATGAAAGTTCGATTTTCGCAAACCGGGTGAAActaataacttcctgattttttaaaattcattgattttcatagcaggaagttaaaaaaaagaaaaaaatctttatttatagttccataattttcttaagtttaatatttttttactatataaAGTGCtcttttatgattaataacaaattaacgCCTGTAAAAATTGTAGTAAGACCTAAAAACTTTCTCACTCGTACTTAACACTGTAAATAAAGCAAAACACGCAAGTCACGAAGAAAGCTGCCATTAGactaacaaattaaaaatatgatgtAAATCATTACTAgtacacaataaaaaaaaattacaataattagaTTTCTAAAATTGtgctcaataaaataaaaaatattattttctcccgcaataaaaaaaaaaaatttttgtttttcattaaaaataattacccgagaagtaatgtaaattttttattgcaagaAATTTATCGGCGATAGCTTTAGACGATCGAGAGATAAAAATGTCTTTTTcgattctttaaataattttccgagtattttattttgttttcaattaCTCGGTATCGAGCGGAGCTAAATTACCAGTAAACTCTCGCTCATCTCTGTATTATGGCTATACTATGTTCTATCTTTATTTATCAGCCGAATGTTTGTGTGTTTGTCGTGCTAAACGAGTGACAGAATTTCTCATTTGGTATTTACTGCGACTATGTCGATGTGTAAGATAAAAATGTcgaggaaaataaaataaaactgagGTATGTAATACGGTAGTACGCTTTTCCCATCGCGTCGATGTAGCACGATGTTCCACTTTAATCCGATCGTACAACTCTTGTAATCACATCATCTGTACGtgcttaaattttttcacctgTTATATCTAAAAGAACTTTACATCAATCAAATCCTATTTTTAGTAACCATTTTTCAATCGAATCGCAAGTACTCAAATATTTGGAAAGTTTAAAAGTGCATGAGTCAATTttgataaacaataaattgtaTTGATGATTCATAGAGAtaagtgagaaaaaaaagggAACTTACTAAAATCAGCTAGAAACCTATAAATACTATGAGACTGTcgaaaataatgaattatgaataaaataactttggCTTGATgatttttggatatttttaatcacaataTACAATTTGAGatcttttgaaataaattttaaaaataatattgctaTCACAAGATCACAATTACCAATTATTTAGTGATTAAATATCACGAAACAAACTTATAGAACCAATTAACTATTCCAATCTCCTCCAAAAATGTGACATCAAAAATTGACTATcaccaaaaaatatataaaatcgtatacaggaaaaaatttctgggaaaatttacgatacaactattataaagctggactatacttttattactattaattgtcaaatattttagaaaaaaaaataatatttattcatgaaaaaatacgatattactattgtaaaaagtaagaggtgaaaatttccagtgctgcctctgtatctttccaatagagCTATTGGCAAGGTGCGAAGTATATGGTGGGGGGAGGGCTGGTGCTGACTACCACTTTTACGTGTAAATCTTATGGGAAGAGCATGATTTAACGCTAATGGCGACCACTGGAACTAAATTACTCCGTTTGATTTAACATAGGAAAAGCATGAAAAATGAGGGCAGCACCATCGTACACCTGgccaatagaaaattttacaatagttgaattggaatgtttctcaattagtgtgagtgatggccgtgcacagcactagactccgagtttatgtaaatgttaaaggataCGGGTCTTAGGttacctcggatagcgtagagggagagtctctggctgccaacacagagttctgggttcAATTCCCGGATAGGACGAAAATtccgatttattttttcggttactgtATAGGTATCAATTAGTCCAACCTcctatctctctccctccctaaaatttcttttaaaaaaaccaactgtgaatttttacaatagttgaattgtaaagttcataaacacatattgtataatttgctctatagtattcgactttttaagactcttgctagtcttatttgttggataaaatttataatagtagatcgtaaaaattactaaatgagaagtatagtccaccgttactattttatttagtaaaaattacaataggaaattagtaaaaactccttcaattttctttccgtgtagaatAGCACAAATTCATGTCATGACTTTTTTAATGATACAagatttaactataaaaattccatttaaagagatttttatcatttattttataatattattttaagatcatgtaaaacaaatttcaattaaaaatttttattaaacggGAATTATACGACTTTGAAAATGCCCGCCTCGAAAAAAGAAGTCGCTAACTTCTTCCACGATTTTGACTGATTGGCTTATGtgaatgagaaaaaaaaaaaaaaaaaaaaaaacggcaTTTTATTGTAGAAGTCCAAATGCGTGGAATGAACTAGaatgattcaaaaattcttttaaagaaAGCATtaaaatgcttttttttttcttcttccaaTCAGTCGAAATCGTGGAGGAAGTTAGCGTCTCCTTCTTTGAGGTGGGCATCTTCAGAGTGGTATATAACTTCCTTTCtaatcaagatttttattttaaatttgtttcacATAATcgtgaaataataataaataaatgatcaaaaaattcaaagttatattttttcattgttcattaaaaaaaaattccaaaaaaaatgcTTAAAAATCAGGCCGTCAAACCAAAGAAccttttcaaattaaaaatatatttgttataaaattttgcttattctcttacttatttaaatgataaattgactatcaccgaaaaaaaatatcaaaccgtGAAAACACGTAAATTTAGGTTACAACCAttctgatgataccaaatttagctatataaactcattttataGTAAAGATCTGCCcgttacaaaattttccttattcttcTAATTATGTGAATTAATATTTGACTTATAACGAAACTTACATGAACAAAACAATGTAAATAACCAAATTTTATCTAGCGCGAAAttcaaatctatttataattactctgaaaatttatcataatgaattaactattgtaaaaaagcATATGAAACTTGGAAAAGGCACTTATTAAAGTAAAGATCTTTCCAATTACACTTATGAGTCTTATAAATGttgaattaattcatttttgtgTTTTAGACTTTAAATTGGCTACCATGGCTCTTAGCGATTCTATTTTGTGTAACAGAAGCTCGATACAAAGTGCGCAGACCTTTACCACCACCACCAACGCCTCAGATCTACAAAAAGTCGTGGCCGATTGGTCATCGCGTTTCAATGGGAAACACTATTCAGataaacaaaaacaacaaCTACGGACCTTTAAAGCGACCTTACTTCAACAACAAGCCCAACAACTTCAGACTAAGGAGACCCATAGTCCTGGCGCCTCCAGCTGTGTGGAAAAATCCGGTTCCAGTTTTAAATGCGGTACCGAACATCCCAATACCACAGCGGATGCCGGTAAAAGAGTTTCCTGTGGTTACCAAGCCAGAATACAGTCCGGAATATCGACCAGAAGCCGTAGTTGTTCCACCGACCCATCGCGGAGGATTTGACGATGATCGCGGACCAATCCACACGATTCCAGCGCCGAACTTGAGTATAGCTGACAAACCTTACAATTCTGAGGAGAACAGACCTGATCATCATGAAGATTACCAAAGATTCCAGTCTGACTCAGAGTATCATCATCCTTCAggtatttgtcaaattttacactgataaaaaaatttatatacttcatcaacagttgataaattaatttatttagaaataattaattaatttattaagtataaaCACTTATATTTAGCTTTTAATAGATGTGTTTTAGGAAgaaatactaaatttatcaACATTTACAAATATTTGTCTAACTCTAaccatgataaaaaattgcagGTGATCAAGAATCCTACGAAGTCAGGAGCCAGACGGTAAAACAGCGACCAGTAACCAGTACCAGCCCACAACACACCTATGAAGTTACGGAAGCGAACGAGATTCAAAATCATCCGCCAGAATACGCTACTCCTGCTACGCAATTCTACACAGCGGATTTTGAATCTTCGCGGTTCCCTACCGGGCCAAACGTGGAACCGGCTGCAAACGACATCTACTTGAACCACCCGATCTCACGTTCCGGGCCGAACAATGCTCCGCAATCTTACAGCCAGTCTAACATTCCCATTCAAACAAACATTCCCGTTGTGCAAACTAACCTTCCAATGCAAACGAATTTGCACAGTTCCTTGCACGTTGGCTTCCCTGCTACCGCTCAAGCGACTTTGCCCGCTGAGTACCATCTGAACAATCCTGATATTGTTTCGCAAGATGTTcagcaacaacaacatcaGCTGCAGGAACATGAACAGTCTGATTTGCATATTGGGCATCCAGGAGTCGCTGGTCCGCCGATTTCTGCTGATAAGCTTTATGAATTATTCAACAGTTTTCCgcaacaacaacaacgacAAGATCAACAGTATTTGGTtatacaacaacaacaacaacaacaacaacaacaacaacaacaacaacagcaacagcaacaacaacagcaaaaTTCGCAAAGAAATGTTTATGCAGAAATAAATCAATCAACATTTTCACCACCAAAAATGCAATCTTTCAATTATAATGAACAAGATACACAACAGCAACAATTACAACAACAGCAGCAATtgcaacaacaacaattacaacaacaacaacagcagcaacaacagcaattacaacaacaacagcaacatcAACAAGAACAATTACAACAACAACTTCAGTTCGAACAAAATTACGAATCAAGTCTTGCAGATTATAATTTGCAACAGCAAGAACAATAtcaaaaacaacaaaaaatccAACACCAacatcaacaacaacaacaacaacaacaacaacaacaatatgaACAAGAAATTCAAAAGCAACAGGAACAAATAAACAACGTACGGTTCCAAGAACCAATAGAACCAGAGAACAACATCGATTTTGAGGAAGCGGCAAGTGCTAATGTTAATCAAATGAACCCGCattattttaacaatgaaGAAATCGCGCAATACTATACAACGCTGCCAAATAGAGAAACCGCGGAAAAATTGGCGGCTTTGGCAGCTGCGGGAAGTGTAAATAGTCGGTTGATTTCGCAGTTACAGCAAAGACAGCAACAGAAAGAAAAGGAAGAACAGAAATCTATAGTACAGTTTGGTGATGAACAAAGTGACCAGCCAATGCCAAACAATCACAGAGGAAATTACCAAGTGAGCGAGCAGATAGATGATGTACCTTTTGAAACTGATGAACAGCAGAGGCAGATGGTAAGGCAGAGAGCTGGGGCGCAGAAAAGGTACCGGCAACATTATCGGCAACAACAAATTCTACGTGAGCAGGTTTGTTGAaattgaatcttttttttttaactatgaaaaattaagttatcttaatagtttattgatattttatttattttaattttgttttgttgttatagGAAGAAGCAGATAAACATTTTGAAAGACAAGCGCTTCTGGAACAGCAGAAGAAAAAAGAAGACGAAAATCAAGAAaacaaatcaagacctttaagAATCATGATTCCCGATGCCCAGAaagaaaataatgataataatagtaataataacaaaaacaataatgatgatgaagatgatACTGATGAGTACGAATATGAAATAAGTGAGCCAATAAATTCAGATAAAACAACTCCAGTGCCAGAAGACgacattaattttgaaaatccaaGTAGTGAATTTGGCTCACGCATTAGAAATAAATCATGAAGAGAAAAAATGActaatttacatatttattattaataaaaaatagtaatgttttttaaatgaattcgCTGGAGGGGTGCTTTGTAAATAtgctttatatttatatgattgattaattaataaagagtttatttatttattaattaaattgttaatatttatttataattgcatTTATAGTCGATtataaacattgaaaaaaatctttaacgtggtaaaaaaaaattatttgggaAGGCACAAATCGTTATTGTgggaaattattataatttttatgaaaaatgccAGGcagaaagtaattttaaatatttttttgaatcaataaaCAACACATGGTCGGGGTGATTAACTTCAAGACTGCCTTGCCTATTTCTTCAATTGATCCATGAACCACGGACGGCCATCGTTTGTACGACGCTTCGTTAAAATGTCACAGCCAGACTCGGTGACAAGAAGAGTCTGCTCAAACTGGGCTGACCACTGTCCATCGGTCGTCACGGCGGTCCAATGGTCAGGCCATATTTCATCACGCCAAGTGCCCTGGGATATCATCGGCTCGATCGTGAAACAATGACCTGCTTTCATGACACCCACTGCTTTATTTTCtgttttaataatcaattgtcaatatttttagtaGAACAAAATAATTTGGGTTACTTTTTTgacattgataaattttgttaaagtaacaaattaaaaatgcctTTTTTATGAAGAATTTATACGCACTTAGAAGgcccaagaattttttttttaaataaatttttcaatcgattaatatgaaaatttatatacattagTACTGACTTTTAACTTTAATAGTAAAAGTGACAAtgcgaattttttaaaataaattattgaaaaacaaaCGCGCCACTGTTATCATTTAagttctgtaaaaaaatctttttttttgttaatataatttttctgataaaaattttttactcaaccGTGCAGCTTACCAATAATACACTgacaaaaatagtaatttttagcaTCCGTGCGGGAATGTAGAGACAGatagagagaaagagagatgTCACTATTTTACCCCTCCTAACTATAGCTCAAAAATCCAAGTTTCGCGGTtggtattacaaaaaaattaatttttttcaatagaaaaaatcctgaaccaagaatattattttgaagaatttaatcaatttgaaTCGagcaaagaaatttttgaaataagaaattcttcttcatttgagtaattttttacttgattccaatatttttctgctcaaaactaagaaattttttaagtttattttcatatttaaaaaatttttctcttaaaacaagtatttttttctttaccgTGTATGCTTAtgaatacataatttttttatatatgtaatgAAATATgtatccataaaaaaaaaaataaaatttctaaaagaaTTAATTCTTTGAGACTTCCAAGTCCGTATAACTTCTTAAAAAATGCATACTCACTAGCATAATGAGGAACACTGGGAGCAGTATGGAACAATCGATGTATTCCATGACCACAATAACTACGCACGACACTGAAACCATGAGCCTGTGCGTGTTTTTGGATAATGTTACCAATTTCTTTGTATTTCTCCCCCGGCTTAACAATCTCAATAGCTTTTGCCAAGCACTCGTAAGTTACTTCAaccagttttttaatttcgggCTTAACATTACCGACTAAAAAGGTCTCGTTGAGATCTCCGTGAAAGCCGTTGTGATAAACCGTGACATCGACTGTGTAAGCAATTATCATATCAATGACagaaaatcaattataactTAACcgatcaatcaatcaatctccATCGAATGAACAATCAGCGAGACAATAgaatagattaataataacttgaattaataTGCGATTACCATTACAAATGTCGCCATCCTGTAGCGGCCTAGTGTCGGGAATTCCATGACAAATCACCTCGTTAACAGATGTACAACAACTAGCTGGAAATTGATGATAGTTGAGCGGTGAAGGGTAGCAGTCTCTTTCGATACAAGCTTCATAGACAACCCGGTCTATTTCCGCGGTTGTAATTCCGACATCGCAGACTTTGGCAGCTTCGTCGAGGACCTCGCGACCCAGTTTGCAGGCGACTCGCATCCCCTCGATCTCCTCATCATCTAGGATTTTTATTTGAGATGATCCCCTGACAGCTTGCTCACTTATCGGAATACCTTTTGGGTGGTCCGCATAATCTGGTCGCGTTATTTTGGGAGTTTCTGGCACTTGTCGCTTTGGATGTGTCGGGTATGGACGCAATTTACCCGTGAAATGGTATGATGGCCATGGATTGTACTCATCGGATGatgattttttagtatcaccttctaaaaatttattttttgtcgtTATTAAGTTTATGCGTTATTATTTGCAACTTTAGAGAAATTTAGATTTAATAGTTCATTGAATTTATTGTTACCAGattgaagaataaattttttaatagaattgttattagattttttagaGAAGTTTTTGAAATgcttgaattattaaatagtcgcgtttttttataaataatcaattgagaataaaaaaaatttgcaatgttgtttttttttacactaaaaaaaaaaaaattaacttgattctaaagaaaaattctcgaatgaagaaaataatttttttgccctctgggcggaaagtggcaactttggtctcactgcgctaaacaaagttgccgctttcctccttcctcggacaaaaaaatattatacagcccttgggaagtaaaaaagaaaacctcagatcacatgtaattgttggccgaggcgaagccgaggcttttcttattttccttcccaaggggtgtaatatactattaaagaGCTTTGCATTaatttaaggagatccaagtactctcctagtgtaaagaatgtctataaaatgtctataaaaaattaatacgtagaaatacttttgttatgtatcttgaaattaatttttaaattaattaatgacatttttgcggaaatttccgaaaaatttactcattaaataattattaacatttaattgactaataacaAATATAGTACTCTGAATgaccggtatacacttgacaataCCGCAATACTtccctaaccttaaaatttatttatttgtaaacatCTCTCAAATAAACCGGCATAATTTACAAGCggattttggaaaattttctacaGGTTCTATTAAAACTACTAAAAAAAGAACATATGAGGCACTACATAATAAATCTGAAGTTCACGAACAAATTTTGACGGACTGGGGTCGAAGGATAGTTGAAATAAGTACACTTGCCAGAGAATTGTGGTGTTTCAAATGTGACATTCccttatttcttaaaaatattcagagTGAAAAACAGTTGGgtttgtcaaatattttttacattaaatgttTGAGTTGCTGTAAAATTCATGAAGTTCATACTAATAAACATCATACAGATCATACTCAACTATGTGATGTAAATTTTAAGCCAGTCATTGGTAAGTATGTCTCTTGAACTTtgttcacaaaaatttttttattttatttattatgatgtatataaaatatattcctaattattttatttgaattttagctttgtatttttaacttactttattaaaaaaaactatgttaactgtctaactaaaatgactacgatcttctagcatttaaaaaaccgtgGTTACTTATGCGCCGGATAACTGCCCAAGCGGTGTTGCTACGtagatttaatttacaaattttcaggaagttttagAAATTTGATTACTTtgcgtggatctccttaaggtagtactaccggttttagaattgacgttcagaatttaatgaaatttggcatattggtactttataatatcataactaagcagtaaaatttttggaagcctAACAAgtcctgaaaaaaagatattaatatttacatatttttgccttaacttatttatgttttataaatataaataatgctgtgaagcgggaaagaataggagttacggtaattattacgtgaagcgttccacattcaagtaacaggatattggtaggaaaggattgagaaaggaatgtggagaggatcatcttaatgtgagtttatagaatatgcgagaaaaaattattagatagctcggactgggattcgaacccagaaccttccgaagacatgtcggctactctaccatttgagctatccggtccatactaaatttcctttcgcttattctatatacattaagccacaccgtccatcttacggtaagcatttttataaatataaataatgctgtgaagcgggaaaggataggagttacggtaattattacgttcCACATATACATTAACCATTGATCATTATGGAAAATCaaagactttattttatttcacaaaactggacgttcggattcttataaaaattaagacaacgagagaaaataacatctagaacatatttaataacaatcagtatggtttccaagcatatgagaatatttattaataaaaaacattcaaaatttatctctgtctctctttctccaacgtgatttagtatagggaaatctactacgttaatcaaataaggttaggttttgggatttgactct
It encodes:
- the LOC123265098 gene encoding alpha-protein kinase 1-like isoform X3: MIIRMTDHHRATTHINLMVTTMVNIMLQMTLNWLPWLLAILFCVTEARYKVRRPLPPPPTPQIYKKSWPIGHRVSMGNTIQINKNNNYGPLKRPYFNNKPNNFRLRRPIVLAPPAVWKNPVPVLNAVPNIPIPQRMPVKEFPVVTKPEYSPEYRPEAVVVPPTHRGGFDDDRGPIHTIPAPNLSIADKPYNSEENRPDHHEDYQRFQSDSEYHHPSGDQESYEVRSQTVKQRPVTSTSPQHTYEVTEANEIQNHPPEYATPATQFYTADFESSRFPTGPNVEPAANDIYLNHPISRSGPNNAPQSYSQSNIPIQTNIPVVQTNLPMQTNLHSSLHVGFPATAQATLPAEYHLNNPDIVSQDVQQQQHQLQEHEQSDLHIGHPGVAGPPISADKLYELFNSFPQQQQRQDQQYLVIQQQQQQQQQNSQRNVYAEINQSTFSPPKMQSFNYNEQDTQQQQLQQQQQLQQQQLQQQQQQQQQQLQQQQQHQQEQLQQQLQFEQNYESSLADYNLQQQEQYQKQQKIQHQHQQQQQQQQQQQYEQEIQKQQEQINNVRFQEPIEPENNIDFEEAASANVNQMNPHYFNNEEIAQYYTTLPNRETAEKLAALAAAGSVNSRLISQLQQRQQQKEKEEQKSIVQFGDEQSDQPMPNNHRGNYQVSEQIDDVPFETDEQQRQMVRQRAGAQKRYRQHYRQQQILREQEEADKHFERQALLEQQKKKEDENQENKSRPLRIMIPDAQKENNDNNSNNNKNNNDDEDDTDEYEYEISEPINSDKTTPVPEDDINFENPSSEFGSRIRNKS
- the LOC123265098 gene encoding alpha-protein kinase 1-like isoform X1 translates to MIIRMTDHHRATTHINLMVTTMVNIMLQMTLNWLPWLLAILFCVTEARYKVRRPLPPPPTPQIYKKSWPIGHRVSMGNTIQINKNNNYGPLKRPYFNNKPNNFRLRRPIVLAPPAVWKNPVPVLNAVPNIPIPQRMPVKEFPVVTKPEYSPEYRPEAVVVPPTHRGGFDDDRGPIHTIPAPNLSIADKPYNSEENRPDHHEDYQRFQSDSEYHHPSGDQESYEVRSQTVKQRPVTSTSPQHTYEVTEANEIQNHPPEYATPATQFYTADFESSRFPTGPNVEPAANDIYLNHPISRSGPNNAPQSYSQSNIPIQTNIPVVQTNLPMQTNLHSSLHVGFPATAQATLPAEYHLNNPDIVSQDVQQQQHQLQEHEQSDLHIGHPGVAGPPISADKLYELFNSFPQQQQRQDQQYLVIQQQQQQQQQQNSQRNVYAEINQSTFSPPKMQSFNYNEQDTQQQQLQQQQQLQQQQLQQQQQQQQQQLQQQQQHQQEQLQQQLQFEQNYESSLADYNLQQQEQYQKQQKIQHQHQQQQQQQQQQQYEQEIQKQQEQINNVRFQEPIEPENNIDFEEAASANVNQMNPHYFNNEEIAQYYTTLPNRETAEKLAALAAAGSVNSRLISQLQQRQQQKEKEEQKSIVQFGDEQSDQPMPNNHRGNYQVSEQIDDVPFETDEQQRQMVRQRAGAQKRYRQHYRQQQILREQEEADKHFERQALLEQQKKKEDENQENKSRPLRIMIPDAQKENNDNNSNNNKNNNDDEDDTDEYEYEISEPINSDKTTPVPEDDINFENPSSEFGSRIRNKS